TTCATGTATATACAAAGAAActaaatcttttcaaaatcttaaaagatTCTCTTTTgagaaaagaatatatttttcatataaaaaaaattacattaaatcTTTGGAATAAAAGTTGATATGACACGCCACGTCAGCTTTCAATCATTTAttagttttctaaaattttataggtaattttttttttaataaatagaaagcatctatctattattattctaaattaataaaaatatttttttttgtttcaaaatatttaattaatatcttttttctttttttaaaaattcaaaaaatatttttatcgttagtatcatatttaaaaaatatcattgaaATGTTTAAGGTATTAAcgttatttttcaaaatttatggctattttttaaagaagttttatatttttttttaaaaacgtttaaaggtatcaataaaatttttgaaaactcGAGAGTAGTTTTTGTACACTTTTGTAagctaaaagatatttttgaagtatAGTATTAATTAGCATGAATGTTCGATGAAAATTAGGACTTGAAATGGTGTGGCGAACAGGTTTCAGGTTATCGCCACGTTCATTCCAAGTCCCAAAGTCATGAACTCAAATTAATCCACGAGCTTGAAGTCACATTAATAGGTCCTTATACTTTCAATTACATCTAATAGAGCCTCGATCTAAACAAAAATGGTTAacaatcattaaaattttgtttgacGACACAAAGGGGCAGTACTTTTTAGTTACCTAAAGACGAAGGCTCCAAGCGGGTAGACCTGACGGGTTTTGGCTCGAACACATTTGCTAACTCCGTACTCTTCTCCAAAGCACTTCAATGTTTTAGCTTTTGAATGGGTCAATCAACCCCACGAGCCTGCAAAGTCTTTTTCATTCGAATGCTCGACTTTGTTATTAAATTAAGCAAAGCTTgattatactatttttttttaaattaatacaaatttagatatatataattaatataatttaaatagatattgttcgcttggACCAATTACGTATCTCACTATTTTAACCGACGTAAAATTTTAccgtatatttttttaaaataataaaatgattatttagAAAGTCACCCACCAAATTTTATCATTGAAAATGACAACAGTCAAATAATTGAGTGAGTCTGAAGTACTATGCTGTAAAAAATGTACAAACAAGCAAAAAATCACAGAAATTTACCAACTAAGGTAAAGTTGaggtaatatttaaaatttaaaattttaaatgaattaataaaaggaaagttttttttttttttctttttggaaatagaaaattaattaattaattaattaattaattaatttaaaaaggttgagagttaataattatttattatttattatttaatgtaaaCAAACAATTCATAACTTTTCctatttaagaattaaaaaaagggtttGGTTTTTGCCTTTTTGTAGAAAGTGAAGTTTTTATAagtctttccttttcttgccctttctctctctaaacagTTCGTTAAATTCATCAACTTCCCACGCGCTTTTGTTCATTCGTGTTGTACACGCGCctaaatggaaaagaaaaaaaaaaagtcactctctctcaactttttattggatgtaaaatttaaatatatatccgatcaaataattaatttttaaatattcgaattctaaaaagtaaaagtatgAAGACGTGTAACAATATATGCCCATAtcgaaatttgaattttcaatttaacatttatattCCTTCTGATATTATTTGGTTGTCTccaataacatttttaaacaaaagatattttaatttttttttaaaaaaatttgaagggtataaatgaaattaaatttaaagatattgttgaaattttttaaattttatttttcttatatataaaaaaaaaaaaagtagaaattcTATTTACAGCATAATTTCGTTATAAAGGAAGTTAAGTTCCAAAGTTCACTTTTACCAAAAAGGTGAAAAAATGGAATGGAAGGTGAAGNGGCAATAATTCAGAAATAGCATgtcaaatcatttaaaaaataataatatatttaaaaataataaaattaattaaaaaaaaaaattatttggacCTTGGGATGCCTGCCATTTGCAGGGTTGGCCTTTTGTCTCTGTGGATTATGTAAGGTTATAATCCTGTGCGTTTGTTTGTAGAATTGTGCGCCACGTGGAAGTTCAATAACCGTCTGATTTAATGTCTGAGTGATGTCATTGTCCAATCGCGAGTGGGGGCTGCTGCCACATCACCTGTCTTTTCTGATTGATTTTGACCTCTGGATCTCTCTCTAGATTGCgtatcttttttctctctcttcttttaattaatcaactccattaattattattattaaatataccCTCAaccatataatttaattttaaaattttctattttttttatccaattaattattaaagttgaaaaaaaaaatacaaaacaaaaaaaaaacttacacaTGATTGAAAGTTATTGCTTGGACCAATTCTATGCTTATGACTTTAAGTGAGTTTTTATAGAAAGTATGTAACAACCCAATTcacagctagtagatattgtttgttttggtctATTACCTATCGACATCAACATTTTTGTAACCACTCAAGCctactactagtagatattatctgctttagcccgttacatatcgccatcaTTCTCATGAATTTAAAACGCGCATGTatagaatgtttcgttctcatttccaatcgatgtgagatcctacgatCTCCCCGTTTTGGAGCTCCAACATTCTCATTGGCACATATCTCAGTGCCTAGCTAGCAAATATTTGTCACTTAAACATGTTACATATCTTTGTCTGTCACGCAGTTTtgtacttttataaaaaatgttaattaacTGTATTgtcaataatattaataataataataaaataaaataaaatgtgaaaAGAGACAGGAAGTAGAAAGAAAACGTGCACATCaaaatagcaaaaaaaaaaaagaaaggaagcgTGTTTTCAGACAAGACCAATCACTTCAATCCCaacacacaaacacacacacacatttaattattaatattagataattaattattttattaaattaaattattaatttaattattattaaaaaaaataaataaataaaaagagaaagaaaacaagagcTAAAGAGTGACCCCTCAATTTCCAAGTACCACAGTTGAGTTACTGGTCCATTTGCTTAAGTGGATACGGCATCTAACCTCAAAATTATGAACCCAAAATCATAAAGTTTCCATTTTTCCTTCAAGTGTTCAACAAATCAAACCCACtgcaccgccgccgccgccgccgtcgtACGCCGGAGCTCCACCAAGCtccatagaagaagaagaaccagaACCCAGCTCACAGGCAGCTCTGTTCTGTATTTGTCTGTTCGGTCGGGTGTCTCTTTTATACgcttccctttctttcttgtctCTCTGGCCTACAATCGAATAATTTATTTCCCAAAAGTTCTTGAAGTGAACCACTCTTCATCtaattcttttccatttttatttttttatttttctcaagcCTTCGATCCTCTCTgttttttcctctgttttttactctgttttttgGGGTTTCAATATACAAAAGGAAGTTTCTTATGCTGGCCGGCGATGCCGACGCCGGTGAGCGCTGCGAGGCAATGCTTAACAGAGGAGGCAGCGAGGGCTTTAGACGATGCTGTCTCCGTCGCCCGCCGCCGCTGCCACGCTCAAACTACCTCCCTTCACGCTGTATCTGCTTTACTGTCTTTGCCGTCCTCCGCCCTACGAGATGCTTGCTCACGTGCCCGCAGCTGCGCGTACCCACCACGCCTTCAGTTCCGAGTACTGGACTTGTCCGTCGGCGTATCTCTTGACCGTCTCCCTTCCTCAAAACCCACCGACGAGCCACCGGTTTCGAACTCCCTCATGGCGGCGATTAAACGATCTCAAGCTAATCAACGGCGGCACCCGGAAAGCTTTCATCTTTATCAGATTCATAATCAGCAACAAACCCCCTCGATTTTGAAGGTCGAGCTGAAATATTTCATCTTGTCGATTCTTGATGATCCGATTGTGAGTAGGGTTTTTGGGGAAGCCGGATTTCGAAGCTCCGATATTAAATTAGCGATAATCCACCGTCCTCTTTCCGATCACCCTTCCCGATTCTCCCCTTCCGCCCGTTTCCNTGCATAAACTTGATATGGGTCACCGGAATTTCCCCTTCCCTTTCCTTTCCGGATATGAAAACATCGACGGCGATGCCAATTCCCGACGAATCGCAGAGGTTCTGAtgagaaaaacagagaaaaaccCGTTGTTGGTCGGCGTCTGTGCTGCCGATGCTCTCCGGAGCTTCACCGATTCCGTTCAGAGATCCAAATCGGGAATTCTTCCCCGGGAAATTTCTGGGTTGAGAGTAATTTCAATCGAGAAGGAGATTTCTGAGTTTCTGAATCGAAAACGAAGCAGAGAGACAATGGAATTGAAGTTCGAGGAGGTTTTTGGGATTGTCCAGCAATGTTCAGAGCCTGGGATTGTCGTGAATTATGGAGAATTTAGTGGTTTTATcagacaagaacaagaacaagaacaggaaAATGGAATGAGCTTTGTCGTGTCTCAACTGACAGCTCTGCTGAAGCGTTACAGCGGGAGAGTATGGCTGATTGGAGCTGTCGGGACATACAAAAGACACGAGAAGTTTCTGGTTCGGTTTCCGGACATTGAAAAGGATTGggatcttcatcttcttcccatAACTTCCAAGTCTATGGCTGATGCATTTGGGACTAAATCCAGGTGAGTTTCTAtaagcttttttttaatttaatgaagatCTTCTGCTGATTACTGCAATCATTTTAGTCGTTTAATGAACACGACATTGTTCGTTTTAGTCGTTATACTTTCAAAACGTTCGTTTTAGTTGAATGTACGTTGTAATTTGCAGCTTGATGGGATCTTTTGTTCCATTTGGCGGATTCTTTCCTTCGCAATCGAATTTCTCGAGTCAGTTATGCAGCTTGAGTCAACCGTTTGTTCGTTGTCAGCAATGCACGGAACAATACGAGCAGGAAGTTGCTGCTATATGGAAGCCAGGATTCGGTACCGTCGTCGGTCGTCGCTCTGAAAGTTCCTTGCATATGCCATTGATTGAACTTGATGCAAAAAGCAAGGAGCATGACAAGGTAATTGGCTTACAAAAGAAGTGGAACGATATCTGTCGTCTTCATCGAAGGCAGCTATTCCCTAAACTTGGTGTTTCCGAGACGAGGCACGGGATGTCGTTTGAGCCGAGTCGATTTGCTTTAGATCATGAAAGAAGTGGTGAAGAACCATTGTCTATAACTGCAAATCCTTGCTTAGCTAGAGACTTGCATAACAATTTCGACACGAATCCGAGCAGGCTGATATCGGAGATTCCCGACATTTGTACTGATATTATCGAATCGAAGTCTGTCGGTCCGAACGGGCGTCTTCACTCTGTTACTACTGATTTGGGTTTGGGGACATTGTATGCATCTGTCAATGAGAACAAGAGAAAAGTTGCAGAACAAGAAAATCAGAAGGTGGTTCATCACTTAACAGGCTCGAATCCAGCTGAGTTTAGTAGACGATGCGTCGATAATCCGAGGCGATCTCCTGGTTTCTCCGATCTGAATCCTGGATATCCGCTCGATATAAGAGAATTCAAGTCACTTTGGAATGCACT
This genomic interval from Cucurbita pepo subsp. pepo cultivar mu-cu-16 chromosome LG20, ASM280686v2, whole genome shotgun sequence contains the following:
- the LOC111782693 gene encoding LOW QUALITY PROTEIN: protein SMAX1-LIKE 6-like (The sequence of the model RefSeq protein was modified relative to this genomic sequence to represent the inferred CDS: inserted 2 bases in 1 codon), with the translated sequence MPTPVSAARQCLTEEAARALDDAVSVARRRCHAQTTSLHAVSALLSLPSSALRDACSRARSCAYPPRLQFRVLDLSVGVSLDRLPSSKPTDEPPVSNSLMAAIKRSQANQRRHPESFHLYQIHNQQQTPSILKVELKYFILSILDDPIVSRVFGEAGFRSSDIKLAIIHRPLSDHPSRFSXLPPVSXHKLDMGHRNFPFPFLSGYENIDGDANSRRIAEVLMRKTEKNPLLVGVCAADALRSFTDSVQRSKSGILPREISGLRVISIEKEISEFLNRKRSRETMELKFEEVFGIVQQCSEPGIVVNYGEFSGFIRQEQEQEQENGMSFVVSQLTALLKRYSGRVWLIGAVGTYKRHEKFLVRFPDIEKDWDLHLLPITSKSMADAFGTKSSLMGSFVPFGGFFPSQSNFSSQLCSLSQPFVRCQQCTEQYEQEVAAIWKPGFGTVVGRRSESSLHMPLIELDAKSKEHDKVIGLQKKWNDICRLHRRQLFPKLGVSETRHGMSFEPSRFALDHERSGEEPLSITANPCLARDLHNNFDTNPSRLISEIPDICTDIIESKSVGPNGRLHSVTTDLGLGTLYASVNENKRKVAEQENQKVVHHLTGSNPAEFSRRCVDNPRRSPGFSDLNPGYPLDIREFKSLWNALNEKVSWQGKATSCIVETVLRCRAGCGRHRSSNSRGNIWLTFLGPDMIGKQRISLALAELLFGSHENIISVDFGSQDSDRRRNSLFDCKGFDGYNEQFRGQTVVDYVAAELRKKSSSVVVLENVDKADIRARSFLSEAITTSKFLDSHGRETTINNTIFVTTLTNEKFEKTADEQTEFSEEGILAARNCQLQILVRGCTSDVSSCNDMNVRITSAPRGTSSLSLKKRKLDDESTEREAGSEMPKKSSSSSSSMSFLDLNLPVEEGEEDGDCDSDSISESSEGWLDEFLERVDERVMFEPYDFKGAAERVVKEIGLQFRRVFGREVVLEIEYDVVVRIVAAKWVSEKKRVVEEWVEMVLHRSFVEAERRYQMGPGFVMKLVCKEEQADGILLPSIIELN